Proteins from a genomic interval of Terriglobia bacterium:
- a CDS encoding amidohydrolase family protein, whose translation MKTRLAALLLSLLTGAASAQVAPGAVHCGRLLDVRSGRVLTNQLVAYDSTGVITSVGPAGPSVPAIDLSKATCLPGLIDVHTHLTSDAMTHGYRALGISIPREATIGVRNARVTLRAGFTTVRNVGADGFTDVAVRDAVNAGEVEGPRMMVSGPALGITGGHCDDNLLPFEYHRTSEGVADGPWAARQKVREVIKYGADVIKICASGGVLSKGDQAAAPQYTLEEMQAIAAEAHKLGRKVAAHAHGAESIRDAIRAGIDSIEHSSLIDDEGIRLAKEHGTYLVFDIYNDDYILAMGEKAGMLPESIEKERQIGRLQRENFRKAFQAGAKMAFGTDAGVYPHGDNARQFAKMVEWGMKPLDAIQAATIHAADLLGWSDQVGTLEKGRYADLIAVDGDPLTDVKVLENVRFVMKGGEVVRNDIPRR comes from the coding sequence ATGAAAACTCGACTCGCTGCTCTTCTCCTGAGTCTGCTCACCGGCGCCGCATCTGCTCAAGTCGCCCCCGGCGCTGTGCACTGCGGCCGCTTGCTCGACGTGCGCAGCGGACGCGTGCTCACCAACCAGCTTGTTGCCTACGACAGCACAGGAGTAATCACTTCGGTCGGACCCGCCGGCCCATCCGTGCCGGCAATCGATTTGTCGAAGGCAACCTGCCTGCCGGGGTTGATTGACGTCCATACGCACCTCACCAGCGACGCGATGACGCACGGCTACCGCGCATTGGGCATCTCCATTCCGCGCGAAGCCACCATCGGCGTGAGAAATGCCCGGGTGACGTTGCGTGCCGGCTTCACCACCGTCCGCAACGTCGGCGCCGATGGCTTCACCGACGTCGCCGTGCGGGATGCTGTGAATGCCGGCGAGGTCGAAGGCCCGCGCATGATGGTTTCCGGCCCTGCGCTCGGCATCACCGGCGGCCATTGTGACGACAATCTTCTGCCCTTCGAATACCACCGCACCTCCGAAGGCGTTGCCGACGGCCCCTGGGCGGCGCGCCAGAAGGTGCGCGAAGTCATCAAGTACGGCGCCGACGTCATCAAGATCTGCGCTTCCGGCGGCGTGCTCAGCAAGGGTGACCAGGCGGCCGCCCCGCAGTACACGCTGGAGGAAATGCAGGCCATCGCCGCCGAAGCCCACAAACTCGGCCGCAAGGTCGCCGCGCACGCCCACGGCGCCGAATCCATCCGCGACGCCATCCGCGCCGGCATTGACTCCATCGAGCACTCCAGCCTGATTGACGACGAAGGTATCCGGCTGGCGAAGGAGCATGGCACGTATCTTGTCTTCGACATTTACAACGACGACTACATTCTCGCCATGGGCGAAAAGGCCGGGATGCTGCCGGAATCCATCGAAAAGGAACGACAGATCGGACGGCTGCAGCGCGAGAACTTCCGCAAGGCATTCCAGGCGGGAGCGAAGATGGCCTTCGGCACCGATGCCGGCGTCTATCCCCACGGCGACAATGCCCGGCAATTCGCCAAGATGGTGGAGTGGGGGATGAAGCCGCTGGATGCGATTCAGGCTGCCACCATCCATGCCGCTGACCTGCTCGGCTGGAGCGACCAGGTCGGGACGCTGGAAAAAGGCCGCTACGCCGACCTGATCGCCGTGGACGGCGATCCACTCACCGACGTCAAGGTGCTGGAAAACGTCCGCTTCGTGATGAAGGGTGGCGAGGTGGTGCGCAACGATATTCCGCGGCGGTGA
- the tadA gene encoding tRNA adenosine(34) deaminase TadA encodes MTDELYMEQALREAARAQALGEVPVGAIVVCDGRIIGRGCNRNLADSDPSAHAEIVALREAGRAVANHRLPECEMFVTIEPCAMCAGALVHARLKRLVYGADDPKAGAVHSVISVLNHPQLNHQMEVTGGVLAARCQELLQDFFRSRR; translated from the coding sequence ATGACCGACGAACTATACATGGAGCAAGCCCTGCGCGAAGCCGCTCGCGCCCAAGCCTTGGGTGAAGTGCCGGTTGGGGCGATCGTGGTTTGCGATGGCAGAATCATCGGCCGCGGCTGCAACCGCAATCTGGCCGACTCCGATCCCAGCGCGCACGCGGAAATTGTCGCTCTCCGCGAAGCCGGCCGGGCGGTTGCCAACCACCGCCTGCCCGAGTGCGAAATGTTTGTCACCATCGAACCCTGCGCCATGTGCGCCGGGGCGCTGGTGCATGCGCGTCTGAAGCGGCTGGTCTATGGCGCTGATGATCCCAAGGCCGGCGCCGTCCACTCCGTTATCTCCGTTCTCAACCATCCTCAACTGAACCACCAGATGGAAGTCACCGGCGGGGTGCTCGCCGCCCGCTGCCAGGAGTTGCTGCAGGACTTCTTTCGGTCCCGCCGGTAA
- a CDS encoding NADH-quinone oxidoreductase subunit I, producing MKTALNKVLMVDLIKGLKVTFLYQNPKEVYTEQYPLERPQVAERYRGAPRLNVNADTGETLCIACDLCAVACPEHLIVVSAERNPNTRRKELTTFTYDTSRCMFCGLCEDACPTDCLELTQDFELASYTREGAIWDRQTLEQGPQPVKYER from the coding sequence CTGAAAACCGCATTAAACAAAGTTCTGATGGTGGACCTGATCAAGGGGTTGAAGGTAACGTTTCTTTACCAGAACCCCAAAGAGGTCTACACCGAGCAATATCCGCTCGAGCGTCCGCAGGTGGCCGAGCGCTACCGTGGGGCGCCGCGCTTGAACGTCAACGCGGACACGGGCGAGACCTTGTGCATTGCCTGCGACTTGTGCGCGGTAGCGTGCCCGGAGCATCTGATCGTGGTCAGCGCCGAGCGCAACCCCAACACGCGCCGCAAAGAGCTTACGACCTTTACCTACGACACCAGCCGGTGCATGTTCTGCGGGCTGTGCGAAGACGCCTGTCCCACCGACTGCTTGGAACTGACCCAGGATTTCGAGCTGGCCAGCTACACCCGCGAGGGCGCCATCTGGGACCGCCAAACGCTGGAGCAGGGGCCACAGCCGGTGAAGTACGAAAGATAG
- a CDS encoding agmatine deiminase family protein: MCWSELALNTRQNTPAALGYRMPAEWEPHASTWLGWPHNRTDWPGKFPPIRWVYAEIVRHLARVERVDIIVEDAAAEAGARNVLERANALRETIRFHRWRTNRGWTRDFAPILVKRDAERDPIAAVNFRFNAWAKYPDWPLDQRASEQMVRYLKFPTWAPACAIASSHPSRRKPAAGSLKPVVLEGGSIDVNGRGLLLTTEECLLSETQQRNPGLTRRDLERVFADYLGIEKVLWLERGIAGDDTHGHIDDLARFVSPDTIVTAVEGNRDDINHEPLANNLQRLRAATDQRGRRLNIVELPLPAPVIFRGRRLPASYANFYIANRCVLVPVFNDPNDRRALNILADLFPDREIIPICCGDLIWGLGAIHCMTMQQPA; this comes from the coding sequence ATGTGCTGGTCGGAGCTCGCGTTGAACACAAGGCAAAACACGCCCGCCGCGCTCGGCTACCGCATGCCTGCCGAGTGGGAGCCGCACGCCTCCACCTGGCTGGGGTGGCCGCACAACCGCACCGACTGGCCCGGAAAGTTTCCGCCTATTCGCTGGGTTTACGCCGAAATCGTCCGCCATCTCGCGCGCGTCGAGCGGGTGGACATCATCGTCGAAGATGCCGCCGCCGAAGCCGGGGCGCGCAACGTCCTGGAGCGCGCCAACGCCCTGCGTGAAACCATCCGCTTCCACCGCTGGCGCACCAACCGCGGCTGGACGCGGGACTTTGCGCCGATTCTCGTCAAGCGCGATGCCGAACGCGATCCGATCGCCGCCGTCAATTTCCGCTTCAACGCCTGGGCCAAGTATCCCGACTGGCCGCTCGACCAACGCGCGTCCGAGCAAATGGTGCGTTACCTGAAGTTCCCAACGTGGGCGCCAGCTTGCGCGATTGCAAGTTCGCACCCGTCGCGCCGGAAGCCTGCAGCCGGTAGCCTGAAGCCTGTTGTTCTCGAGGGTGGCTCCATCGACGTCAATGGCCGCGGCCTGCTGCTCACCACGGAAGAATGTCTGCTCAGCGAAACGCAGCAGCGCAATCCCGGGCTGACGCGCCGTGACCTGGAGCGCGTCTTCGCCGATTATCTTGGGATCGAAAAAGTTCTCTGGCTGGAGCGCGGTATCGCCGGCGACGACACCCACGGGCACATTGACGACCTGGCCCGCTTCGTCTCGCCCGACACGATTGTCACCGCTGTCGAGGGCAACCGCGACGACATCAACCACGAGCCGCTGGCTAACAATCTTCAGCGCCTGCGCGCCGCGACCGACCAGCGCGGCCGCCGGCTTAACATCGTCGAGCTTCCCCTGCCCGCGCCAGTGATCTTCCGCGGACGCCGCCTGCCCGCCAGCTACGCCAACTTCTACATCGCTAACCGCTGCGTTCTGGTGCCTGTATTCAATGATCCCAACGACCGGCGCGCGCTCAACATCCTGGCCGACCTATTCCCCGACCGCGAGATCATTCCCATCTGCTGCGGCGATCTGATCTGGGGCCTGGGCGCCATTCACTGCATGACCATGCAGCAGCCGGCGTGA
- a CDS encoding carbon-nitrogen hydrolase has product MLSRYGGKLSAPEQFRVGLIQMSCSPDPEKNLEHAVDMVRDAAGRGAQVVCLPELFLTQYFCQREDASLFDLAEPIPGPTTTRLSQLARQQKVVLIASLFEKRAPGVYHNTAAVLDADGKLTGIYRKMHIPDDPLYYEKFYFTPGDLGYRAFDTAVGRIGTLVCWDQWYPEGARLTALSGAHVLFYPTAIGWHPAEKAEHGQVQQDAWRTIQRSHAIANGVYVAAVNRVGHETGNIRGKQTPGAGLDFWGTSFLCDPFGTVIAEASPDREEILIGEVNLRKLEEVRRNWPFLRDRRIDSYAPITNRLLD; this is encoded by the coding sequence ATGCTGTCACGTTACGGAGGAAAATTGTCCGCTCCCGAGCAGTTTCGCGTCGGCTTGATTCAGATGTCGTGCTCTCCCGACCCGGAAAAAAATCTTGAGCACGCCGTGGACATGGTGCGCGACGCCGCCGGACGCGGGGCGCAGGTGGTGTGCCTGCCGGAATTGTTCCTCACGCAATATTTCTGCCAGCGCGAAGACGCGTCGCTGTTCGATCTTGCCGAACCGATCCCCGGCCCCACCACCACGCGCCTGTCGCAGCTCGCCCGGCAGCAGAAGGTCGTTCTGATCGCGTCCCTGTTCGAAAAGCGCGCGCCGGGCGTGTATCACAACACCGCCGCCGTGCTCGACGCCGACGGCAAGCTCACCGGCATCTACCGCAAGATGCACATCCCCGACGATCCTCTCTACTACGAAAAATTCTATTTCACTCCCGGAGATCTCGGTTACCGCGCCTTCGACACCGCGGTGGGGCGCATCGGCACGCTCGTCTGCTGGGACCAGTGGTATCCGGAGGGAGCGCGCCTCACCGCGCTCAGCGGCGCGCACGTCCTGTTTTATCCAACCGCCATCGGCTGGCATCCGGCGGAGAAAGCGGAACACGGGCAGGTTCAGCAGGACGCCTGGCGCACGATCCAGCGAAGTCACGCAATCGCCAACGGGGTGTATGTCGCGGCCGTCAACCGCGTCGGGCACGAAACCGGTAACATTCGAGGCAAGCAGACTCCCGGCGCCGGCCTGGACTTCTGGGGCACGTCGTTTCTTTGCGACCCGTTCGGCACGGTGATTGCCGAGGCATCGCCGGACCGCGAGGAGATCCTGATCGGCGAGGTGAATCTGCGCAAGCTCGAGGAGGTGCGCCGCAACTGGCCCTTCCTGCGCGACCGCCGCATCGACAGCTACGCGCCGATTACGAACCGGCTGCTGGATTAG
- a CDS encoding deoxyhypusine synthase family protein, with protein sequence MGRTAFTARQVGDAADVLEAMARDKECLVVMTLAGAMTVAKQGLVIAELIDRGIVRALVSTGALMAHGLVEGIGRSHYIYDPKMNDVELYEAGYNRVYDTLEPEQNLDQVERIVAPILDQWNADETLCSWKLNRAIGEHLSKHVKGRGILKSAYEKNVPVFVPAFTDSELGLDLALHNRMRAKQKRTKLRYDPFEDVDKYADTMLASPRMGVFTIGGGVPRNWTQQLGPYLELRHRRGGEDVPLKRFHYGVRICPEPVYWGGLSGSPYTEAVSWGKFVPPEEGGKFAEVFVDATIGLPLVVGAVLERLQASGSRLPAR encoded by the coding sequence ATGGGGCGCACCGCGTTTACGGCGCGGCAAGTTGGCGACGCCGCCGACGTGCTCGAAGCCATGGCGCGCGATAAAGAGTGCCTGGTGGTGATGACGCTGGCCGGCGCGATGACGGTGGCGAAGCAGGGACTGGTCATCGCCGAGCTCATCGACCGCGGCATCGTGCGCGCGCTGGTGTCCACCGGCGCGCTGATGGCGCACGGGCTGGTGGAGGGCATCGGGCGCTCGCACTACATCTACGATCCGAAGATGAACGATGTCGAGCTCTACGAGGCGGGCTACAACCGCGTCTACGACACGCTGGAGCCGGAGCAGAATCTCGATCAGGTGGAGCGCATCGTCGCGCCCATCCTGGACCAGTGGAACGCCGACGAGACACTGTGCTCGTGGAAGCTGAATCGCGCCATCGGCGAGCATTTGAGCAAGCACGTGAAGGGACGGGGAATCTTGAAATCGGCGTATGAAAAAAATGTTCCGGTGTTTGTCCCCGCGTTCACCGATTCCGAGCTGGGGCTCGATCTTGCGCTGCATAACCGCATGCGCGCGAAGCAGAAAAGGACGAAGCTGCGTTACGATCCCTTCGAAGACGTGGACAAGTACGCCGACACCATGCTGGCATCGCCGCGCATGGGCGTATTCACCATCGGCGGCGGAGTGCCGCGCAACTGGACGCAGCAGTTGGGACCGTACCTGGAGTTGCGGCACCGGCGCGGCGGCGAGGACGTGCCGCTGAAGCGCTTTCACTACGGAGTGCGTATCTGCCCGGAGCCGGTGTACTGGGGCGGGCTGTCGGGCAGCCCCTATACCGAGGCGGTGTCGTGGGGCAAGTTCGTGCCGCCGGAAGAAGGCGGAAAATTTGCCGAGGTGTTCGTCGACGCCACCATCGGACTGCCGTTGGTGGTCGGCGCGGTCCTGGAGAGGCTTCAGGCTTCGGGCTCCAGGCTTCCGGCGCGCTAA
- the pdxT gene encoding pyridoxal 5'-phosphate synthase glutaminase subunit PdxT yields MKIGVLALQGDFDAHRRRLQELGTEVVLVRKPEQLDDVEALVIPGGESTTFLKLLGEKGFQKLQEFVRAKPTFGTCAGAILLAHDVDNPPQPGLGALDVSIKRNAYGRQVNSSIRHGASELGPEPLEMVFIRAPKFENVGPKVEVLAREGNDPVLIRQGRVLAATFHPELSDDKRVHQYFLDLVRNGG; encoded by the coding sequence ATGAAAATCGGCGTGTTGGCATTACAGGGCGATTTCGACGCGCACCGGCGGCGCCTGCAAGAGCTGGGCACCGAGGTTGTCCTGGTAAGAAAGCCGGAGCAGTTGGACGACGTGGAGGCGCTCGTCATCCCGGGCGGCGAGTCCACCACGTTTCTCAAGCTGCTCGGCGAAAAAGGATTTCAGAAGCTCCAGGAATTTGTGCGGGCGAAGCCGACCTTCGGCACCTGCGCCGGGGCGATCCTGCTGGCGCACGACGTGGACAATCCGCCGCAGCCCGGCCTGGGTGCGCTGGACGTCAGCATCAAGCGCAACGCCTACGGCCGGCAGGTGAACAGCTCGATTCGCCACGGCGCGTCGGAGCTGGGGCCGGAGCCCCTGGAAATGGTTTTCATTCGCGCGCCGAAGTTCGAAAACGTCGGCCCCAAAGTTGAGGTGCTGGCCAGGGAAGGGAACGATCCCGTACTGATCCGGCAGGGAAGAGTCCTGGCCGCGACCTTCCACCCCGAACTCTCGGACGACAAGCGCGTCCACCAGTACTTTCTTGATCTGGTGCGTAACGGCGGATAG